From a region of the Salinispira pacifica genome:
- a CDS encoding mechanosensitive ion channel family protein, translated as MESIVKDLQNFFTQGEKLETLIRVGLILFIGFVILNIIKSLIVKSIRQKASSQTVMITRKLIFYSGAFIILFMALREAGLDLNILLGTAGVAGIAIGFASQTSVSNIISGVFLMSEKTLEVDDIIQVGDKTGIVMSIDLLSVKIRTFSNTLIRIPNEKLINSEVTNITRFPIRRLDINLLIHFDENITRIKDLLLDLAEKNSFCLSNPEPLFVNNGYGEHGINIFFGVWFEKQDFLKLKNSILQEIQERFQEHGVHIPRQSLELYTRETGNDPIRSGT; from the coding sequence ATGGAATCCATAGTAAAAGATCTGCAGAACTTTTTTACCCAGGGTGAAAAGCTGGAAACCCTGATTCGGGTGGGGCTGATTCTGTTCATCGGCTTCGTGATATTGAATATTATTAAATCACTCATTGTGAAAAGCATACGGCAGAAAGCATCTAGCCAGACGGTGATGATCACCCGGAAGCTGATATTCTACAGCGGCGCATTCATTATTCTGTTTATGGCACTCCGGGAAGCAGGACTGGATCTGAATATCCTTCTAGGAACCGCCGGTGTTGCGGGTATCGCCATTGGTTTTGCATCACAGACCAGCGTGTCCAACATCATCAGCGGGGTGTTCCTTATGTCTGAAAAGACCCTTGAAGTTGATGATATCATTCAGGTGGGAGACAAGACCGGCATTGTTATGTCCATTGACCTGCTGTCAGTAAAAATCAGAACCTTCTCAAACACTCTTATCCGCATCCCCAATGAAAAACTGATAAACAGCGAAGTGACGAATATCACCCGGTTTCCCATCCGCCGTCTGGATATCAATCTCCTCATTCATTTCGATGAAAACATCACCAGAATAAAAGATCTTCTGTTGGATCTTGCAGAAAAAAACTCTTTCTGTCTCAGCAATCCGGAACCCCTGTTTGTGAATAACGGCTATGGAGAACATGGCATCAACATCTTCTTCGGCGTCTGGTTCGAAAAACAGGATTTTCTTAAGCTGAAAAACAGCATTCTTCAGGAGATTCAGGAGCGGTTCCAAGAGCATGGAGTTCATATTCCCAGGCAGAGCCTGGAGCTGTACACCAGGGAGACAGGAAATGATCCGATACGTTCAGGCACATGA
- a CDS encoding L-threonylcarbamoyladenylate synthase has protein sequence MIRYVQAHDPDDRVITHGAKILAEGGLVAYPTDSSWGIGCSSESKAGLEALSRLREDKRSQFSLICSDVSQISSVSNLDTTVFKIIKRHIPGPYVFVLDAIKKIEKKIAVKRREVGIRVPDHQVPIRLVRELGVPVFSLTASRDMVDVYSEEPGFAEEKLFEEGWELEDIPGIDLIIDSGESLERKLSTVVRLSYGLTRLLRQGKGTWDEEDT, from the coding sequence ATGATCCGATACGTTCAGGCACATGACCCGGATGACCGGGTAATCACCCACGGCGCAAAAATACTGGCAGAAGGCGGACTGGTGGCATATCCCACCGACTCCAGCTGGGGCATCGGATGTTCAAGCGAGTCAAAGGCAGGTCTTGAGGCTCTCAGCAGGCTGAGGGAGGACAAACGCTCGCAGTTCTCCCTGATTTGCAGCGATGTTTCACAGATCAGCAGTGTTTCCAATCTGGATACCACAGTGTTCAAGATCATCAAGCGGCACATTCCCGGCCCCTATGTTTTTGTGCTGGATGCCATTAAGAAGATTGAAAAGAAGATCGCTGTCAAACGCCGGGAAGTGGGGATCAGGGTACCTGACCATCAGGTTCCCATCAGACTGGTCCGGGAGCTGGGAGTCCCCGTGTTTTCTCTCACTGCCAGCAGGGATATGGTGGACGTATACAGTGAAGAACCGGGTTTTGCCGAAGAAAAGCTCTTCGAAGAAGGGTGGGAACTTGAGGATATCCCCGGCATAGATCTGATCATCGACTCGGGTGAAAGTCTGGAACGCAAACTCTCAACCGTTGTCCGCCTGAGTTACGGTTTGACCCGGCTTCTCAGACAGGGAAAAGGGACATG